From Corvus cornix cornix isolate S_Up_H32 chromosome 6, ASM73873v5, whole genome shotgun sequence, one genomic window encodes:
- the SGPL1 gene encoding sphingosine-1-phosphate lyase 1 isoform X1: protein MFSFAQDAIIPYKEILQMYWEKVTGFVNARCDGLEPWQLIGLTFSSTLLSVWLRGFLCQPESLTSRTKKQFFKLLRKMPFVGAIIQKKIDEALNDVTSSLSFLKDEKDYIKALPEQGMSQPEVLQKMKEYSSKGDVRWQDGKVSGTVYSGEEKLTQLLVKVYEEFAWSNPLHPDIFPGLRKMEAEVVRIACTLFHGGPNSCGAMTSGGTESILMACKAYRDLAYERGIKQPEMLVPVSAHAAFDKAAHYFGMKLIQVPLTKAMEVDVQAMRRAISRNTAMLVCSAPQFPHGIMDPIEEVAELAVKYKIPFHVDACLGGFLIAFMDKAGFPLKRPFDFSVEGVTSISADTHKYGYAPKGSSVVLYSDKEYRKYQFFIAPDWQGGIYASPSVAGSRPGGIIAACWATLLHIGESGYVEATKRIIKTARFLESELRKIDSIFIFGKPEVSVLSIGSDTFDIYRLSNFLAAKGWNLNVLQFPPSIHLCITQLHTKPGVAEQFLKDVRDSIQDIMKDLNAKTTGMGAIYGMAQSVPDRSLVAEISQAYLDGLYSTDVPSSEKHMNGSPGHH from the exons ATG ttttcctttgcaCAGGATGCCATTATTCCCTACAAGGAAATCCTTCAGATGTATTGGGAGAAAGTCACAGGCTTTGTGAATGCCCGGTGTGATGGACTTGAACCCTGGCAGCTCATTGGGTTGACCTTTTCTTCCACCCTTCTAAGTGTGTGGCTGCGTGGCTTCCTCTGCCAGCCTGAGA gtttgaCATCCCGAACTAAAAAACAGTTCTTTAAACTGCTGagaaaaatgccatttgttGGGGCTATA attCAAAAGAAGATCGATGAAGCCTTGAATGATGTCACTTCCAGTTTATCCTTCCTGAAAGATGAAAAGGATTATATCAAAGCACTGCCAGAGCAAGGCATGAGCCAGCCTGAAGTGCTGCAGAAGATGAAAGAGTACAGCTCAAAAG GAGATGTACGCTGGCAGGATGGGAAAGTCTCCGGGACTGTGTACAGTGGTGAAGAGAAACTCACCCAACTGCTGGTGAAG gtgTATGAAGAGTTTGCCTGGAGTAATCCTCTCCATCCAGATATATTCCCTGGTCTGAGGAAGATGGAAGCAGAAGTAGTGAGGATTGCCTGTACTCTCTTCCACGGGGGCCCCAACTCTTGTGGTGCT ATGACATCTGGGGGAACTGAGAGTATCCTGATGGCCTGCAAGGCATACAGAGACCTGGCTTATGAGAGAGGCATTAAACAGCCAGAAAT gttgGTCCCGGTGAGTGCCCACGCAGCCTTTGACAAGGCAGCACACTACTTTGGCATGAAGCTGATCCAAGTACCACTGACCAAGGCTATGGAAGTGGATGTTCAG GCAATGAGGAGAGCTATCTCAAGGAACACAGCCATGCTGGTCTGTTCTGCTCCCCAGTTCCCACATGGAATTATGGACCCCATTGAAGAGGTGGCAGAG CTTGCAGTGAAGTACAAAATCCCCTTCCATGTGGATGCCTGCCTGGGTGGATTCCTTATTGCTTTCATGGACAAGGCAGGGTTCCCCCTAAAGCGTCCCTTTGACTTCAGTGTGGAAGGTGTGACCAGCATTTCTGCTGATACCCACAAG TATGGCTATGCTCCCAAGGGCTCCTCGGTGGTGCTCTACAGTGACAAGGAGTACAGGAAGTACCAGTTCTTCATAGCCCCTGACTGGCAAGGGGGAATTTATGCCTCCCCCTCTGTGGCAGGCTCCAGGCCTGGTGGGATCATAGCTGCATGTTGGGCAACCCTGCTGCACATCGGAGAGTCGGGCTACGTTGAGGCTACGAAGAGGATCATTAAAACAGCCCGTTTCCTCGAATCTGA ATTGCGAAAAATCGACAGCATCTTCATTTTTGGGAAGCCAGAGGTGTCTGTCCTCTCCATTGGCTCGGACACTTTTGACATCTATCGATTATCTAATTTTTTAGCTGCAAAAGGATGGAACTTGAATGTCCTACAGTTCCCACCAAG catCCATCTCTGCATCACGCAGCTGCACACAAAGCCCGGCGTTGCTGAGCAGTTCCTGAAGGATGTCAGGGACAGCATCCAGGACATCATGAAAGACCTCAATGCCAAGACCACTGGCATG GGAGCCATTTATGGAATGGCCCAGTCCGTCCCAGACAGGAGCCTGGTAGCGGAGATTTCCCAGGCATACCTGGATGGCCTCTACAGCACGGATGTTCCCAGCAGTGAAAAGCACATGAACGGCTCTCCCGGCCACCACTGA
- the SGPL1 gene encoding sphingosine-1-phosphate lyase 1 isoform X3, whose amino-acid sequence MFSFAQDAIIPYKEILQMYWEKVTGFVNARCDGLEPWQLIGLTFSSTLLSVWLRGFLCQPESLTSRTKKQFFKLLRKMPFVGAIIQKKIDEALNDVTSSLSFLKDEKDYIKALPEQGMSQPEVLQKMKEYSSKGDVRWQDGKVSGTVYSGEEKLTQLLVKVYEEFAWSNPLHPDIFPGLRKMEAEVVRIACTLFHGGPNSCGAMTSGGTESILMACKAYRDLAYERGIKQPEMLVPVSAHAAFDKAAHYFGMKLIQVPLTKAMEVDVQAMRRAISRNTAMLVCSAPQFPHGIMDPIEEVAELAVKYKIPFHVDACLGGFLIAFMDKAGFPLKRPFDFSVEGVTSISADTHKYGYAPKGSSVVLYSDKEYRKYQFFIAPDWQGGIYASPSVAGSRPGGIIAACWATLLHIGESGYVEATKRIIKTARFLESELRKIDSIFIFGKPEVSVLSIGSDTFDIYRLSNFLAAKGWNLNVLQFPPREPFMEWPSPSQTGAW is encoded by the exons ATG ttttcctttgcaCAGGATGCCATTATTCCCTACAAGGAAATCCTTCAGATGTATTGGGAGAAAGTCACAGGCTTTGTGAATGCCCGGTGTGATGGACTTGAACCCTGGCAGCTCATTGGGTTGACCTTTTCTTCCACCCTTCTAAGTGTGTGGCTGCGTGGCTTCCTCTGCCAGCCTGAGA gtttgaCATCCCGAACTAAAAAACAGTTCTTTAAACTGCTGagaaaaatgccatttgttGGGGCTATA attCAAAAGAAGATCGATGAAGCCTTGAATGATGTCACTTCCAGTTTATCCTTCCTGAAAGATGAAAAGGATTATATCAAAGCACTGCCAGAGCAAGGCATGAGCCAGCCTGAAGTGCTGCAGAAGATGAAAGAGTACAGCTCAAAAG GAGATGTACGCTGGCAGGATGGGAAAGTCTCCGGGACTGTGTACAGTGGTGAAGAGAAACTCACCCAACTGCTGGTGAAG gtgTATGAAGAGTTTGCCTGGAGTAATCCTCTCCATCCAGATATATTCCCTGGTCTGAGGAAGATGGAAGCAGAAGTAGTGAGGATTGCCTGTACTCTCTTCCACGGGGGCCCCAACTCTTGTGGTGCT ATGACATCTGGGGGAACTGAGAGTATCCTGATGGCCTGCAAGGCATACAGAGACCTGGCTTATGAGAGAGGCATTAAACAGCCAGAAAT gttgGTCCCGGTGAGTGCCCACGCAGCCTTTGACAAGGCAGCACACTACTTTGGCATGAAGCTGATCCAAGTACCACTGACCAAGGCTATGGAAGTGGATGTTCAG GCAATGAGGAGAGCTATCTCAAGGAACACAGCCATGCTGGTCTGTTCTGCTCCCCAGTTCCCACATGGAATTATGGACCCCATTGAAGAGGTGGCAGAG CTTGCAGTGAAGTACAAAATCCCCTTCCATGTGGATGCCTGCCTGGGTGGATTCCTTATTGCTTTCATGGACAAGGCAGGGTTCCCCCTAAAGCGTCCCTTTGACTTCAGTGTGGAAGGTGTGACCAGCATTTCTGCTGATACCCACAAG TATGGCTATGCTCCCAAGGGCTCCTCGGTGGTGCTCTACAGTGACAAGGAGTACAGGAAGTACCAGTTCTTCATAGCCCCTGACTGGCAAGGGGGAATTTATGCCTCCCCCTCTGTGGCAGGCTCCAGGCCTGGTGGGATCATAGCTGCATGTTGGGCAACCCTGCTGCACATCGGAGAGTCGGGCTACGTTGAGGCTACGAAGAGGATCATTAAAACAGCCCGTTTCCTCGAATCTGA ATTGCGAAAAATCGACAGCATCTTCATTTTTGGGAAGCCAGAGGTGTCTGTCCTCTCCATTGGCTCGGACACTTTTGACATCTATCGATTATCTAATTTTTTAGCTGCAAAAGGATGGAACTTGAATGTCCTACAGTTCCCACCAAG GGAGCCATTTATGGAATGGCCCAGTCCGTCCCAGACAGGAGCCTGGTAG
- the SGPL1 gene encoding sphingosine-1-phosphate lyase 1 isoform X2 → MDAIIPYKEILQMYWEKVTGFVNARCDGLEPWQLIGLTFSSTLLSVWLRGFLCQPESLTSRTKKQFFKLLRKMPFVGAIIQKKIDEALNDVTSSLSFLKDEKDYIKALPEQGMSQPEVLQKMKEYSSKGDVRWQDGKVSGTVYSGEEKLTQLLVKVYEEFAWSNPLHPDIFPGLRKMEAEVVRIACTLFHGGPNSCGAMTSGGTESILMACKAYRDLAYERGIKQPEMLVPVSAHAAFDKAAHYFGMKLIQVPLTKAMEVDVQAMRRAISRNTAMLVCSAPQFPHGIMDPIEEVAELAVKYKIPFHVDACLGGFLIAFMDKAGFPLKRPFDFSVEGVTSISADTHKYGYAPKGSSVVLYSDKEYRKYQFFIAPDWQGGIYASPSVAGSRPGGIIAACWATLLHIGESGYVEATKRIIKTARFLESELRKIDSIFIFGKPEVSVLSIGSDTFDIYRLSNFLAAKGWNLNVLQFPPSIHLCITQLHTKPGVAEQFLKDVRDSIQDIMKDLNAKTTGMGAIYGMAQSVPDRSLVAEISQAYLDGLYSTDVPSSEKHMNGSPGHH, encoded by the exons ATG GATGCCATTATTCCCTACAAGGAAATCCTTCAGATGTATTGGGAGAAAGTCACAGGCTTTGTGAATGCCCGGTGTGATGGACTTGAACCCTGGCAGCTCATTGGGTTGACCTTTTCTTCCACCCTTCTAAGTGTGTGGCTGCGTGGCTTCCTCTGCCAGCCTGAGA gtttgaCATCCCGAACTAAAAAACAGTTCTTTAAACTGCTGagaaaaatgccatttgttGGGGCTATA attCAAAAGAAGATCGATGAAGCCTTGAATGATGTCACTTCCAGTTTATCCTTCCTGAAAGATGAAAAGGATTATATCAAAGCACTGCCAGAGCAAGGCATGAGCCAGCCTGAAGTGCTGCAGAAGATGAAAGAGTACAGCTCAAAAG GAGATGTACGCTGGCAGGATGGGAAAGTCTCCGGGACTGTGTACAGTGGTGAAGAGAAACTCACCCAACTGCTGGTGAAG gtgTATGAAGAGTTTGCCTGGAGTAATCCTCTCCATCCAGATATATTCCCTGGTCTGAGGAAGATGGAAGCAGAAGTAGTGAGGATTGCCTGTACTCTCTTCCACGGGGGCCCCAACTCTTGTGGTGCT ATGACATCTGGGGGAACTGAGAGTATCCTGATGGCCTGCAAGGCATACAGAGACCTGGCTTATGAGAGAGGCATTAAACAGCCAGAAAT gttgGTCCCGGTGAGTGCCCACGCAGCCTTTGACAAGGCAGCACACTACTTTGGCATGAAGCTGATCCAAGTACCACTGACCAAGGCTATGGAAGTGGATGTTCAG GCAATGAGGAGAGCTATCTCAAGGAACACAGCCATGCTGGTCTGTTCTGCTCCCCAGTTCCCACATGGAATTATGGACCCCATTGAAGAGGTGGCAGAG CTTGCAGTGAAGTACAAAATCCCCTTCCATGTGGATGCCTGCCTGGGTGGATTCCTTATTGCTTTCATGGACAAGGCAGGGTTCCCCCTAAAGCGTCCCTTTGACTTCAGTGTGGAAGGTGTGACCAGCATTTCTGCTGATACCCACAAG TATGGCTATGCTCCCAAGGGCTCCTCGGTGGTGCTCTACAGTGACAAGGAGTACAGGAAGTACCAGTTCTTCATAGCCCCTGACTGGCAAGGGGGAATTTATGCCTCCCCCTCTGTGGCAGGCTCCAGGCCTGGTGGGATCATAGCTGCATGTTGGGCAACCCTGCTGCACATCGGAGAGTCGGGCTACGTTGAGGCTACGAAGAGGATCATTAAAACAGCCCGTTTCCTCGAATCTGA ATTGCGAAAAATCGACAGCATCTTCATTTTTGGGAAGCCAGAGGTGTCTGTCCTCTCCATTGGCTCGGACACTTTTGACATCTATCGATTATCTAATTTTTTAGCTGCAAAAGGATGGAACTTGAATGTCCTACAGTTCCCACCAAG catCCATCTCTGCATCACGCAGCTGCACACAAAGCCCGGCGTTGCTGAGCAGTTCCTGAAGGATGTCAGGGACAGCATCCAGGACATCATGAAAGACCTCAATGCCAAGACCACTGGCATG GGAGCCATTTATGGAATGGCCCAGTCCGTCCCAGACAGGAGCCTGGTAGCGGAGATTTCCCAGGCATACCTGGATGGCCTCTACAGCACGGATGTTCCCAGCAGTGAAAAGCACATGAACGGCTCTCCCGGCCACCACTGA
- the PCBD1 gene encoding pterin-4-alpha-carbinolamine dehydratase → MAGKAHRLSTEEREQLLPNLRAVGWNEVEGRDAIFKEFHFKDFNRAFGFMTRVALQAEKLDHHPEWFNVYNKVHITLSTHDCGGLSERDINLASFIEQVAASLS, encoded by the exons GCAGGAAAAGCCCACAGGCTGAGCACggaggagagggagcagctgctgccaaaccTGCGAGCTGTGGGGTGGAATGAGGTGGAAGGCAGAGACGCCATCTTCAAAGAGTTCCACTTCAAGGACTTCAACCGG GCCTTTGGCTTCATGACCAGAGTGGCTCTACAGGCAGAAAAACTGGATCACCATCCCGAATGGTTCAATGTGTACAATAAG GTTCACATCACCTTGAGCACCCACGACTGCGGGGGTTTATCAGAGCGAGACATCAACCTGGCCAGCTTCATCGAGCAGGTGGCAGCTTCCCTCTCCTGA